From uncultured Desulfobacter sp.:
CAGACCGGATCAATTCCCAACCTTACGACCGGGTGGGATTCCAGCCATTGCTTTTCATCGTGAGAGAGCGAAAAACCGGTTTTCCGGTCAGCATTTTCCTGGTCTTCCAGCCTGCTCTCATCGCGGTTGATCTGGGGCGTACTGTCCGTACCCACAGCCACGATAACCTGTTTGGTTGGGCTGCCTGCCAAACAGATGTTTGCCGCAAAAATGGATAAGAATAAGGTGATTAACATATATTTTAATACGGAAATGTATCCATTTGAGTGCATTTTGTTTTTCCAACAGAAATTTAGATTTAGAAACTTACGGTTATTAAAGGAATTTTATTACTTTAAGTTGGAAAAAGCAACTGTCCGTTTATTGCCGTATGAAAAGTGCCGATGATCAGGTATCCAGACCATTCCACAATCTAAAAGGTTGCAGCAATTCTAAATTTGAGTCAATCTGCCATCTTGCCCTTAATCTTGCTCAAAAGAAAACTTCGAGCAAGAGCACGATTAAGAGCAAGAAAAAAGCAAGCAGGAAAGATAATACTTCATTAAATTTAGAATTGCTAAAAGGTTGTTAACGGGTTGTTATTCTCATTGAAAATGAATACAAAGACAATTGATAAGGCGACGCAAACGCCTGCTTTATTCGCAATCATGGTTGACGGATGCTAACAGCCTGTTTAGACAAAACAACAAACCGGGGTAAACATGGTCTTGGATATTGACTTTGATTCCATTGAACAGATTTTTTCCAACGCCTGGGACCAGGAACGGGATTTTCTTTTTGAATCCGAAGTATACGAACTTTTGGCGAAATCCGGTGCAGAAAATTTTCCCCGGGCCCGGCTGATTGAGCGCGGGGTCCGGATTCCGGATGACGAGCTTGTGGCCATGCCGGGTGAGAAAAGTGTATTAAAGATTGTTTCTCCTTATATTGTCCATAAGACAGACGTGGGCGGGGTCAGGGTAGTGGACAAGGCGCCCGATAAGATCCGTTCTGCCGTGCGCCGGATGTTATACGAGGTGCCGGAAAATTATGCAGCCGGCTTGGCCCGTGCCCAGGAAAGCCTGCCCTCGCATTATCAGGGCCTGACCGGTGACGCCCTGACAGCTGCAGTTTCCCGGGACATTAAAGGCGTACTCCAGGTGCAGTATATGCCCCCGGATTCGGTCGCCTTTGGCAATGAGCTCATTGTTGGGCTGCGTCATACCCGGGAATTCGGCACCATATTATCTGCCGGATTAGGCGGTACAGACACGGAATTATATGCCAAACGGTTCAGGAAAGGCCAGGCCATTGTGGCGGCCTCCCCGGCCATGTGCACCCAAGAGCGCTTTTTCCAGTTGTACCGCAAGACCATTTCCTACAGAAAACTTGCCGGTTTAACCAGGGGACAGCGCCGTATCGTTACGGACGAGCAATTGGTGGAATGTTTTGAGTCTTTTATCCGTATGGGCAATACCTATTGTTGTGAAAATCCAGAGGCGGTTTTTATTATAGACGAGCTTGAGATCAATCCCTTTGCCTTTTCCGATTTTCTTATGGTGCCTCTGGACGGGATGTGCCGATTTTCAAAGCAGAAAAGAACAGTTCCGAAACGTCCGCTTTCAAAAATTAATAATCTGCTTCATCCGGTACGCATGGGTCTTGTCGGTGTATCTTCTACCCGGAAGAATTTTGGCCGTATTATTTTGGATAATGTTTTAGCCCAGGGGTTTGATCCGGAAAATATGGTGATTTTTAAAAAAGGCATGGCGCAATTCCAGGGCATTGACTGCCTGCCTGATCTGGCTGCACTGGAAAACAGCGGCAAGGGGAAACTTGACTTGTTTATTGTGGCGGTAGAGGCCGATCAGGTGCCTGCCTTGGTCGAGGGTGTCATAAAAAAGGATGCTGCCCATGCTGTTATGCTTATTTCCGGCGGTTTAGGGGAGACCTATGACAGCAAGATTAAGGCCGGCCAGGTCGTCGATGCCATCTGTGCAGCCCGCACCCGACCGGATACCGACGGCGGTCCGGTGTTTCTTGGTGCCAATTGCATGGGGGTGATTTCTTTGCCCGGCAGTTTTGATACCTGGTTTATTCCTAAAGAAAAATTGCCCAAGGACAGATCCTGCCCCAGATCATTCTCCAGGGCGGCCTTGATCAGCCAGAGCGGGGCCTTTATGGTGTACCGAAGCCACCAGTGTCCCCAATTGGCACCGGCGTATATGATTTCCATGGGCAACCAGACTGATTTGACTTTGGGCGACATGATGACATATTTTAAGGACAGTGATCAGGTGGATGTGATAGCCGTATATGCTGAAGGCTTTAATTACCTGGACGGCCTGGCATTCTGCCGGGCGGTCAGGGATGCGGTCCTGGCAGGCAAAGAAGTAGTATTTTATAAGGCAGGCCGGACCCCGGAAGGCCAAGCCGCCACCTCCAGTCATACCGCTTCCCTTGCCGGAGATTATATGGTCTGTGAAAGCTGTGTTTCCCAGGCCGGTGCCATTGTTGCAAGAACCTTCAGTGAATTTCAGGAACTTATGCTGCTGGCCGAAACATTAAATACCAAAATCATCCATGGCAACCGCCTGGCTGCCGTCAGCGGTGCCGGGTTTGAAGCCGTGGGCATGGCTGATTCCATCCAAAGCGATGACTTTACCATGGAATTTGCCCGATTCGGCAATAAAACCATAGCCGACCTGCGGTCTGTACTGGTGGCCAAGGGGCTGGACCGTCTGGTTACGATATCCAATCCCATTGATATTAATCCAGCGGCCGATGATCAGGTCCACGGTGACATTGCCACAATCCTTTGCCGGGACCCAGGCGTGGACGCTGTGATTCTCAGTATGGATCCCATGTCTCCGGCTATGCAGACCCTGGACACTGCCCCGGAAGACCGGTTTTCCATGCATCATAAAGATGCTATTCTCCAACGACTGAGAC
This genomic window contains:
- a CDS encoding acetate--CoA ligase family protein; amino-acid sequence: MVLDIDFDSIEQIFSNAWDQERDFLFESEVYELLAKSGAENFPRARLIERGVRIPDDELVAMPGEKSVLKIVSPYIVHKTDVGGVRVVDKAPDKIRSAVRRMLYEVPENYAAGLARAQESLPSHYQGLTGDALTAAVSRDIKGVLQVQYMPPDSVAFGNELIVGLRHTREFGTILSAGLGGTDTELYAKRFRKGQAIVAASPAMCTQERFFQLYRKTISYRKLAGLTRGQRRIVTDEQLVECFESFIRMGNTYCCENPEAVFIIDELEINPFAFSDFLMVPLDGMCRFSKQKRTVPKRPLSKINNLLHPVRMGLVGVSSTRKNFGRIILDNVLAQGFDPENMVIFKKGMAQFQGIDCLPDLAALENSGKGKLDLFIVAVEADQVPALVEGVIKKDAAHAVMLISGGLGETYDSKIKAGQVVDAICAARTRPDTDGGPVFLGANCMGVISLPGSFDTWFIPKEKLPKDRSCPRSFSRAALISQSGAFMVYRSHQCPQLAPAYMISMGNQTDLTLGDMMTYFKDSDQVDVIAVYAEGFNYLDGLAFCRAVRDAVLAGKEVVFYKAGRTPEGQAATSSHTASLAGDYMVCESCVSQAGAIVARTFSEFQELMLLAETLNTKIIHGNRLAAVSGAGFEAVGMADSIQSDDFTMEFARFGNKTIADLRSVLVAKGLDRLVTISNPIDINPAADDQVHGDIATILCRDPGVDAVILSMDPMSPAMQTLDTAPEDRFSMHHKDAILQRLRHLKNTSATPIVAVVDGGRLYDPLRDALMAGGIPVFNVCDGAVAALSLYIQGRLRANTIRESDSKG